A genomic region of Triticum dicoccoides isolate Atlit2015 ecotype Zavitan unplaced genomic scaffold, WEW_v2.0 scaffold26954, whole genome shotgun sequence contains the following coding sequences:
- the LOC119345713 gene encoding avenin-like b1, with protein sequence MKVFILALLALTATTAIAQLETTCSQGFGQYQQQQQPGQRQLLEQMKPCVAFLQQQCRPLRMPFLQTQVEQLSSCQIVQHQCCQQLAQIPERIRCHAIHSVVEAIMQQQSQQQWQERQQQAQHKSMRMLLENLSLMCNIYVPVQCQQQQQMGQQQQQQQLQEQLTPCATFLQHQCSPVTVPFPQIPVDQPTSCQNVQHQCCRQLSQIPEQFRCQAIHNVAEAIRQQQPQQQWQGMYQPQQPAQHESIRMSLQALRSMCNIYIPVQCPAPTAYNIPMVATCTSGAC encoded by the coding sequence ATGAAGGTCTTCATCCTGGCTCTCCTCGCCCTCACAGCAACCACCGCCATTGCCCAGTTGGAAACCACATGTAGCCAGGGCTTCGGACAATACCAACAACAGCAACAACCTGGGCAACGACAGTTGCTGGAGCAGATGAAGCCGTGTGTGGCATTCCTGCAACAACAGTGTAGGCCACTGAGAATGCCATTCCTCCAGACACAGGTGGAGCAGCTTAGCAGCTGCCAGATCGTGCAACACCAATGCTGCCAGCAGCTAGCGCAGATCCCAGAGCGAATCCGGTGCCATGCCATCCACAGCGTGGTAGAGGCTATCATGCAACAACAATCCCAACAACAATGGCAGGAGCGCCAACAGCAAGCACAACATAAGAGCATGAGGATGTTGCTTGAGAACCTATCATTGATGTGCAACATCTATGTCCCGGTACAATGCCAGCAGCAACAACAAatggggcaacaacaacaacaacaacagttgcaggagcAGTTGACACCGTGTGCGACATTCCTCCAACATCAGTGTAGCCCAGTGACAGTGCCATTCCCCCAGATACCGGTGGATCAGCCTACCAGCTGCCAGAATGTGCAGCACCAATGTTGCCGACAGCTATCACAGATCCCGGAGCAATTTCGTTGCCAAGCCATCCATAACGTGGCTGAGGCTATCAGGCAACAACAACCCCAACAACAATGGCAGGGTATGTACCAGCCGCAGCAGCCAGCACAACATGAGAGCATTCGGATGTCGCTTCAGGCCCTGCGGTCGATGTGCAACATCTACATACCGGTACAATGCCCCGCCCCCACCGCCTACAACATTCCCATGGTGGCTACCTGCACTAGTGGTGCATGCTAG